In one window of Pagrus major chromosome 12, Pma_NU_1.0 DNA:
- the LOC141006199 gene encoding uncharacterized protein — MLAKVEYRGVQKYIKVPQMEENFDFLQFLQAVTDKFSLQAQLDEGVLSLTDTSGTEVDADAFDELIKSGIQSFKIGCIQYPVSNLDICLVDEEMQSSVLSDLSVSPVPLPATPVSRPDTPGSPASSVSSDSTIILPSTKNRKRGLRDLDRDEARQKVEAALRSNPKGEEIFKEYNKMKMLSDSTRRQMVNILIADMTESYGRIPPTSVRTTYALGIVTLFPYLQDPYSKNGYEHYYDPEANTGYLAWRLKTVQRNSFDGSNRLSRPDLQDSPTTYRESLLTGQQLFAEECSEALSVIRYSTDHSVVKEKMRATFDHRQKLVHDHDATSSVLDVFPRFLDVPGLIDQDFSMMFGDEVSGKFLAKWPSFFKQKVIKECQSLPPNQYVEELLAALDPEAENDFGKY, encoded by the exons ATGCTGGCCAAAGTTGAATATAGAGGAGTCCAAAAGTACATCAAAGTTCCACAAATGGAGGAAAATTTTGATTTCTTACAGTTTCTTCAAGCTG TCACAGACAAATTTAGCCTGCAGGCTCAGTTGGATGAAGGAGTCCTCAGTTTGACCGATACATCTGGTACCGAGGTCGATGCAGATGCGTTTGATGAACTGATAAAGTCTGGGATTCAAAGTTTCAAGATTGGATGCATTCAGTACCCAGTATCAA atcTCGACATATGTCTCGTGGATGAGGAAATGCAATCCTCAGTTCTGTCAGACCTATCAGTGTCACCGGTACCATTGCCAGCAACACCTGTGTCAAGACCAGACACACCAGGATCACCagcttcttctgtctcttcagatTCGACTATCATTCTGCCATCTACTAAGAACAGGAAAAGGGGCCTGCGTGACCTGGACCGTGATGAAGCAAGACAG AAGGTTGAAGCGGCCCTGAGATCAAATCCAAAGGGAGAAGAAATCTTCAAAGaatataacaaaatgaaaatgctgtcGGATTCAACCCGTAGACAGATGGTCAACATTTTGATCGCAGATATGACTGAATCATATGG gagAATTCCACCCACGAGTGTGCGGACCACCTATGCACTTGGAATTGTGACCCTCTTTCCATATCTGCAAGATCCGTACTCAAAAAATGGATAT GAACATTACTATGATCCAGAGGCCAACACTGGCTACCTTGCTTGGAGACTCAAAACAGTCCAACGCAACAGCTTCGATGGATCAAACAGGCTTTCCAGGCCTGATTTGCAGGACAGTCCAACAACCTATCGAGAATCACTGTTAACTGGTCAACAGCTCTTTGCTGAAGAGTGTAGCGAGGCTCTCTCTGTCATCAGATACTCTACAGATCATTCTGTGGTTAAAGAAAAGATGAGGGCCACCTTTGATCATAGACAGAAGCTTGTTCATGACCATGATGCAACATCTTCAGTCTTGGATGTTTTCCCTCGTTTCCTTGATGTCCCTGGATTG ATCGACCAAGATTTTTCCATGATGTTTGGAGATGAAGTATCTGGGAAATTCCTAGCAAAGTGGccttcatttttcaagcaaaaagtCATCAAAGAATGCCAGAGTCTTCCCCCAAATCAGTATGTTGAGGAACTTCTTGCAGCCTTGGACCCTGAAGCAGAGAATGACTTCGGTAAATATTAA